A single genomic interval of Bacteroidales bacterium harbors:
- a CDS encoding rubrerythrin family protein → MKSIKGTQTEKNLLKAFAGESMARNRYDFFAKQAKKEGLEQIAALFTETAGNEQSHAKQFFRYLEGGMVEITASYPAGIIGNTLENLKAAAEGEHEEWASLYPEFARIAEEEGFKEVAITFRLISKVEKVHEERYLKLHRNLEEGKVFEREGKVVWKCRVCGYLHEAKKPPLNCPLCHHPQAYFELVEENY, encoded by the coding sequence ATGAAATCCATAAAAGGAACACAAACCGAAAAAAACCTCCTGAAAGCTTTTGCCGGCGAATCCATGGCAAGGAACCGTTATGATTTCTTTGCCAAACAAGCTAAAAAAGAAGGGTTGGAGCAGATCGCTGCCTTGTTTACGGAAACTGCCGGGAACGAGCAATCGCATGCCAAACAGTTCTTCAGATACCTGGAAGGAGGAATGGTGGAGATCACAGCTTCTTACCCGGCCGGTATAATCGGTAATACGCTCGAAAACCTTAAGGCTGCCGCTGAAGGCGAACATGAAGAATGGGCGAGCCTCTATCCTGAATTTGCCAGGATCGCAGAGGAAGAAGGCTTTAAAGAAGTAGCCATAACTTTCCGGCTCATTTCTAAAGTGGAAAAAGTACACGAGGAAAGGTACTTAAAGCTTCACAGAAACCTGGAAGAAGGAAAGGTATTTGAACGGGAAGGAAAGGTGGTATGGAAATGCCGCGTTTGCGGATACCTGCATGAAGCAAAAAAACCACCGCTGAACTGCCCGTTGTGCCATCACCCGCAGGCTTATTTTGAGCTGGTGGAAGAAAACTACTAA
- a CDS encoding tryptophanase, with protein MKLPFAESYKIKMVEPLYRSSKAERQEWIKEARYNLFNLRSGHVFIDLLTDSGTGAMSDLQWSAMMLGDESYAGASSYFKMKEAIQGILGFDYFLPTHQGRAAENVLFSVLVKEGNIIPGNAHFDTTKGHIEFRHATAVDCTIKEAYDTSVYHPFKGNIDLEKLEGVLKASPREKIPMIIVTVTCNTPGGQPVSMENLKAVSAMAKKYGVLVILDGARFAENAYFIKKREPGFGHISVRDIVKEMMSYVDAMTMSSKKDAIVNMGGFIAFREEELYRQASVFNILFEGYITYGGMSGRDMNALAQGLYEGTEFNYLETRVEQVAYLGKLLSDFGIPVQQPYGGHAIFVDARKFLPKLPKEQFQAQTLAVELYIEGGVRGVEIGTLMADRDPVTRENRYPKLELMRLAIPRRVYTNNHMDYVAACLKNIWDRRDEIKTGLRITREATILRHFTVELEKF; from the coding sequence CAGATACAATTTATTCAACCTTCGGAGCGGACACGTTTTTATCGACCTTCTGACCGATTCCGGCACCGGGGCCATGAGCGACCTCCAATGGTCGGCCATGATGTTGGGTGACGAGAGCTATGCAGGGGCTTCCTCCTATTTCAAAATGAAAGAAGCGATCCAGGGGATCCTGGGATTTGATTATTTTCTGCCCACTCATCAAGGCAGAGCTGCCGAGAATGTCTTATTTTCAGTATTGGTGAAAGAAGGCAATATAATTCCCGGCAACGCCCATTTCGACACTACAAAGGGACATATCGAGTTTCGTCATGCCACTGCAGTTGACTGCACCATAAAAGAAGCATACGATACTTCAGTGTATCATCCTTTTAAAGGCAATATAGACCTTGAAAAACTGGAGGGGGTCCTGAAAGCAAGCCCCCGGGAGAAGATTCCCATGATTATCGTCACCGTGACCTGCAATACACCCGGAGGACAACCAGTTTCGATGGAAAATCTGAAAGCTGTTTCCGCCATGGCTAAAAAATATGGGGTATTGGTTATCCTTGACGGCGCACGCTTTGCCGAGAATGCCTATTTCATAAAAAAGCGTGAGCCGGGTTTTGGGCATATTTCTGTCCGCGATATCGTCAAGGAAATGATGAGTTATGTGGATGCCATGACCATGAGCAGCAAGAAAGATGCGATTGTGAATATGGGTGGGTTCATCGCTTTCCGCGAGGAGGAGCTCTACCGCCAGGCCAGTGTCTTTAATATTCTTTTTGAAGGATATATCACTTACGGGGGGATGTCGGGCCGCGATATGAACGCGCTGGCACAGGGGCTTTATGAAGGGACGGAATTCAATTACCTGGAAACAAGGGTAGAGCAGGTGGCTTACCTGGGTAAACTGCTTTCCGACTTTGGTATCCCGGTGCAGCAACCTTATGGCGGCCATGCAATCTTCGTCGATGCTCGTAAATTTTTACCTAAATTACCGAAAGAACAATTCCAGGCACAGACCCTCGCAGTGGAGCTTTACATCGAAGGCGGCGTGAGGGGCGTGGAGATTGGTACCCTGATGGCAGACCGTGACCCCGTAACACGGGAGAACCGTTACCCGAAGCTGGAACTGATGCGCCTGGCCATCCCACGGCGGGTCTATACCAATAACCACATGGATTACGTGGCTGCCTGCCTGAAAAATATCTGGGACCGACGTGATGAGATCAAAACCGGACTTCGCATTACCCGGGAAGCGACGATTCTGAGGCACTTTACTGTCGAACTTGAGAAATTTTAA